A window of Chloroflexota bacterium contains these coding sequences:
- a CDS encoding GNAT family N-acetyltransferase, with translation MGKKEITDLLNPISNLGAIMSDDQIAVANAPAISGLSFRRFRGESDYPHILAVITASAGADKIERTDTVEGIANNYNNHLTNCDPYQDMIFAEIAGAVIGYSRGWWWDEPATGRIYEFVGFLAPTWRRQGIGRVMLWWIENRLRDIAATHPTDQAKFFQASASQFQEGTTLMLERADYQPIRHFYQMVRSSLDDIPDLPLPEGLEVRPALPEHYRPIWASVDDTSQDEWGYTKSTEEDYQAWLTNPLFQPHLWQIAWDLATQRVAGHVLTFIDQAQNEKFNRKRGYTEGIGVDRAWRRRGLARALIARSLQAQKAEGMSESALTPDSENLGATRLYESCGFRVVRRDTIYRKPV, from the coding sequence TTGGGTAAGAAAGAAATCACGGATTTATTGAATCCGATCAGCAACTTAGGAGCAATTATGTCTGATGATCAGATTGCCGTAGCGAATGCCCCTGCTATCTCTGGATTGAGTTTTCGCCGCTTTCGAGGCGAGAGTGACTATCCCCATATATTAGCCGTCATTACGGCCAGTGCCGGGGCAGACAAAATCGAGCGCACGGATACCGTTGAAGGTATCGCCAATAATTATAATAACCACCTGACCAACTGTGATCCCTACCAAGATATGATCTTTGCAGAAATCGCGGGCGCGGTCATTGGCTACTCGCGAGGGTGGTGGTGGGATGAACCAGCAACCGGACGAATATATGAATTTGTCGGCTTTCTGGCGCCGACGTGGCGGCGTCAGGGGATTGGTCGGGTGATGCTGTGGTGGATTGAGAATCGCCTTCGTGACATCGCGGCGACACATCCAACGGATCAGGCCAAATTCTTTCAGGCTTCGGCCTCGCAATTTCAAGAAGGCACGACCCTAATGCTGGAGCGCGCAGACTACCAACCCATACGCCACTTCTATCAAATGGTGCGGTCATCACTTGATGACATTCCCGATTTGCCGTTGCCCGAAGGGCTGGAAGTGCGCCCGGCATTACCTGAACATTATCGCCCCATCTGGGCATCTGTTGACGACACCAGTCAAGACGAGTGGGGATATACAAAGTCCACTGAAGAAGATTATCAAGCCTGGCTGACCAACCCTCTCTTTCAACCGCATCTGTGGCAAATAGCCTGGGATCTCGCGACCCAACGAGTTGCAGGGCATGTGTTGACTTTTATCGATCAGGCACAGAACGAGAAGTTCAACCGAAAACGCGGCTATACAGAGGGAATTGGGGTAGATCGGGCCTGGCGGCGTCGGGGCCTGGCCCGGGCGCTGATCGCCCGCAGCCTACAAGCGCAAAAAGCAGAAGGCATGTCCGAGTCTGCTCTAACTCCTGATAGTGAAAACCTGGGCGCAACACGCTTGTATGAGAGCTGTGGCTTTCGAGTCGTTAGG